The following coding sequences are from one Psychrobacter sp. AH5 window:
- a CDS encoding metalloregulator ArsR/SmtB family transcription factor codes for MQQSSQQASQLLKSLSHPDRLLLLCQLTQGEYCVGELETLVGVGQPSLSQQLGILRKDELVATRREGKQIYYSIASEDALAVLQLLYQRFCAKDD; via the coding sequence ATGCAGCAATCCTCGCAGCAGGCCAGCCAGTTACTAAAATCACTGTCGCATCCTGATCGCTTATTATTACTGTGTCAGCTGACCCAAGGAGAATACTGCGTCGGTGAGCTTGAGACGCTGGTTGGCGTCGGGCAGCCAAGCCTCTCGCAGCAGTTAGGTATCCTACGTAAAGATGAGCTGGTGGCGACTCGCCGCGAGGGCAAACAGATCTACTATAGTATCGCAAGTGAGGATGCTCTGGCAGTACTACAGCTACTGTATCAGCGTTTTTGCGCTAAAGATGACTAA
- a CDS encoding MBL fold metallo-hydrolase has translation MQVHSFLHGDTETYTHVLADVEQQLCAIVDPVLDFDAKSGHTSTDSVDEVIAFVRSQGWQLVYIIETHAHADHISAAPHVKEQLGGQLVMGKYITEVQKIFKQVFNFDTSFRTDASQFDILTDEDSVLELGDIKITVLHVPGHTPADMAYVAKDSEKQVVFTGDTIFAPDVGTARCDFPGGDAKTLYHSIQKLLSLDEDTVMYLCHDYPSQGRQHCPSTTVRAQKQSNIHVKDGINEAEFVQMRERRDATLEMPRLIIPSVQVNIDAGNLPKPEANGTRYLKVPINAL, from the coding sequence ATGCAAGTACATTCTTTTTTACATGGTGATACCGAAACTTATACTCATGTCTTAGCCGATGTAGAGCAGCAGCTGTGTGCGATTGTCGATCCGGTCTTAGATTTTGATGCTAAGTCCGGTCATACCAGTACCGATAGTGTCGATGAGGTGATCGCTTTTGTGCGTAGTCAAGGTTGGCAGCTGGTTTATATCATAGAAACCCATGCTCACGCCGATCATATCTCAGCTGCCCCCCATGTCAAAGAGCAGCTAGGAGGGCAGCTAGTGATGGGCAAATATATCACTGAAGTCCAAAAGATATTTAAGCAAGTGTTTAACTTTGATACCAGTTTCCGTACCGATGCTAGTCAGTTCGATATCTTGACCGATGAAGATAGCGTTTTAGAGCTAGGAGATATCAAAATAACAGTCTTGCACGTACCGGGTCACACGCCAGCAGATATGGCTTATGTGGCAAAGGATAGTGAGAAGCAAGTGGTCTTCACTGGCGATACGATATTTGCTCCAGATGTCGGTACTGCTCGCTGCGATTTTCCTGGTGGCGACGCCAAAACCTTATACCACTCTATTCAAAAGCTATTATCCCTGGATGAAGATACGGTGATGTATCTATGTCATGATTATCCAAGTCAAGGGCGTCAGCACTGTCCAAGCACTACGGTTAGGGCACAAAAGCAAAGCAATATTCACGTCAAAGACGGCATTAACGAGGCAGAATTCGTACAGATGCGCGAGCGCCGTGATGCCACCCTTGAGATGCCAAGGCTGATTATTCCTTCTGTACAGGTCAATATCGATGCTGGTAATTTGCCCAAACCGGAAGCTAATGGCACACGCTATCTAAAAGTACCTATTAACGCGCTATAA
- a CDS encoding DUF2892 domain-containing protein: MKTNVGNTDRTIRIIAGIVIIGLGLYYQSWWGVIGLIPLLTGIFRSCVLYSILGINTCERPSS, translated from the coding sequence ATGAAAACCAATGTAGGTAATACCGATAGAACCATACGCATTATCGCTGGTATAGTGATTATTGGATTAGGTCTTTACTATCAAAGCTGGTGGGGTGTTATCGGCTTGATTCCTTTATTGACCGGTATATTTCGCTCTTGCGTGCTTTATTCGATACTCGGTATCAATACTTGTGAGCGCCCGTCATCGTAA
- a CDS encoding methyltransferase domain-containing protein, producing the protein MTIYQQYVLPKMIDMACSTGNVMKARAQIVPQAIGEVLEIGIGSGLNLAFYNANKVSSIIGIDPAAQMQSLVYKRAASIDIPVETLAADIYGIDAESERFDTIVMTFTLCSIDNPIPALKEMARVLKPTGRLLFCEHGLAPEASVERWQRRLTPLWKPIAGGCHLDRDIAALIRASGFTIEALTTEYLPGPKLMSYIYSGSAQKAV; encoded by the coding sequence ATGACTATTTATCAGCAATATGTTTTGCCTAAGATGATCGATATGGCGTGTAGTACTGGCAATGTGATGAAAGCGCGTGCCCAAATTGTGCCGCAGGCGATAGGCGAGGTATTAGAGATTGGTATTGGCAGTGGTCTTAATCTAGCCTTTTATAACGCTAATAAAGTCAGCTCTATTATCGGTATCGACCCTGCCGCGCAAATGCAATCTTTGGTTTATAAACGCGCCGCTAGTATTGATATTCCGGTAGAAACCCTAGCCGCTGATATTTATGGTATTGACGCCGAAAGCGAGCGCTTTGATACTATAGTGATGACTTTTACCTTGTGTAGTATTGATAATCCTATACCAGCGCTAAAAGAGATGGCAAGAGTGCTAAAGCCAACAGGCCGTTTGCTATTTTGTGAGCATGGTCTTGCACCAGAGGCAAGTGTTGAGCGTTGGCAGCGCCGTTTGACGCCGCTATGGAAACCTATAGCGGGCGGTTGCCATTTAGATCGTGATATAGCGGCTTTGATCAGGGCAAGCGGCTTTACTATCGAAGCGTTAACCACTGAATATCTGCCGGGGCCAAAATTGATGAGCTATATCTATAGTGGTTCGGCACAAAAAGCCGTTTAG
- the trxC gene encoding thioredoxin TrxC yields the protein MTIQNFHIVCPHCQATNRLPSERLSAAPNCGKCGQPLLTASPQELTAQTVAKTIQKNDVLTIIDFWASWCQPCLMMAPQFKAAASQLPQVVFAKLQTDKYEQAAAPYNIRSLPTMVAFRGGKEVARQSGALPSNQIVQWVQSLQT from the coding sequence ATGACTATACAGAACTTTCATATTGTCTGTCCACACTGTCAGGCGACCAATCGTTTACCAAGTGAGCGCCTAAGCGCCGCGCCTAATTGTGGCAAATGTGGGCAACCGTTATTAACAGCAAGTCCGCAAGAATTGACCGCACAAACGGTTGCTAAGACTATTCAAAAAAACGATGTACTCACGATTATAGATTTTTGGGCCAGCTGGTGTCAGCCGTGTCTTATGATGGCGCCGCAATTTAAAGCTGCGGCCAGTCAGCTGCCACAAGTGGTGTTTGCCAAATTACAAACTGATAAGTATGAGCAAGCCGCTGCTCCTTATAATATTCGCAGTTTACCGACCATGGTAGCGTTCCGAGGTGGTAAAGAGGTTGCTCGTCAATCAGGGGCGCTGCCTAGCAATCAGATCGTGCAGTGGGTGCAAAGCTTGCAAACTTAG